A section of the Solitalea canadensis DSM 3403 genome encodes:
- a CDS encoding phosphoglycerate mutase family protein, giving the protein MKKTLYKIILCALLFTAITSCNSDDTAKINPKLTTIILVRHAEQLNLDPDSPLAPKGVQRAKDLAALLSSTSIDAVYTTPLPRSLSTVQPVCTQKSLIPITYSRGEYLMALQQIISNYQGKTVLICGHPETVPAMLNLLIGEEKYAQSADNDYNHIYYSITERLGKSEVLVKTYGEE; this is encoded by the coding sequence ATGAAAAAAACGCTCTACAAAATCATTTTATGTGCATTACTATTTACAGCAATTACCTCTTGCAACAGTGATGACACTGCAAAGATCAACCCTAAACTTACCACTATTATCTTAGTAAGGCACGCCGAACAGCTTAACCTGGATCCCGATAGCCCGTTAGCTCCCAAGGGTGTTCAAAGAGCAAAGGATCTGGCTGCTTTATTATCGAGCACATCTATAGATGCTGTGTATACAACCCCGCTCCCCAGAAGTCTGAGTACGGTTCAACCTGTATGTACGCAAAAAAGCTTAATACCCATCACTTATTCACGAGGAGAGTATTTAATGGCATTGCAACAAATAATTAGCAATTATCAGGGTAAAACAGTCCTGATTTGTGGCCATCCGGAAACCGTTCCGGCAATGTTAAACTTGTTGATTGGTGAAGAGAAATATGCTCAATCGGCAGATAACGATTACAACCATATTTATTATTCGATTACAGAACGTTTGGGTAAATCGGAAGTTTTGGTTAAAACCTACGGGGAAGAATAA
- a CDS encoding NADH-quinone oxidoreductase subunit B, producing MDQLIKNVESNGVVITKLDDLLSWARLSSLWPMSFGLACCAIEMMGSMAANYDLDRLGVFPRPSPRQSDVMIVAGTVTFKMAERIKRLYEQMPEPRYVISMGSCSNCGGPYWEHGYHVVKGVDRIIPVDVYVQGCPPRPEALIGGIIELQKKVRNESILTM from the coding sequence ATGGATCAATTGATTAAAAATGTAGAAAGTAATGGTGTGGTGATCACCAAACTCGATGATTTATTGAGCTGGGCAAGGTTATCCTCTCTTTGGCCAATGAGCTTTGGTTTGGCTTGCTGTGCGATTGAAATGATGGGTTCTATGGCTGCCAATTATGATTTAGATCGTTTAGGTGTATTTCCACGCCCTTCTCCACGTCAATCGGATGTGATGATCGTTGCCGGAACTGTTACTTTTAAAATGGCTGAACGTATTAAACGTTTGTATGAACAAATGCCGGAACCCCGATATGTTATTTCAATGGGTTCTTGTTCAAATTGCGGCGGCCCTTATTGGGAGCATGGTTATCATGTTGTAAAGGGTGTCGATCGTATTATTCCCGTGGATGTATACGTACAGGGTTGCCCTCCCCGTCCGGAAGCATTGATCGGAGGCATTATCGAACTGCAGAAAAAGGTTAGGAACGAAAGTATTCTTACTATGTAA
- a CDS encoding BamA/TamA family outer membrane protein, producing MMRFLLSVLFLIIFIFNAVGQTLDSTATDSVPAKIPRQLVPFPVIGNAPETGFQYGFGVIYTFYLYPDVKTTRSSYLYSFNMWTVKKQTQLILQGSVWTKNNMWNLTGVGSYTNYPIYFYGLGNDTKEADKDLITSTRYRFMMLAKHKIIDKLYAGMGLWYQNDTFVDDDSTGIYTTGDYYGKDAGNSLLIGYGGAYDTRDVENSSTKGTFIQLVGWTSLGVSGYKFSMINLDARQFYSIDKTKVAGAQFLYQTTRGSTAPFYYLPYIGGDTNMRGYYVGRYRDENMMVLQGEFRYRPWGKRKDQGWFSLSRLSFAGFLGTGLVFESGDFNFGDFKPNYGGGFRYMFEPTSRMTLRFDYGVGSKNAGEKRSTGFYISLNEAF from the coding sequence ATGATGCGTTTCTTACTATCAGTATTATTTCTTATCATTTTTATTTTCAATGCGGTAGGTCAAACTCTCGATTCTACGGCAACAGATAGCGTTCCTGCAAAAATTCCCAGGCAACTTGTTCCTTTTCCAGTAATTGGCAATGCGCCCGAAACTGGCTTCCAATATGGTTTTGGAGTTATTTATACGTTCTACCTGTATCCTGATGTCAAAACTACCCGGAGCTCTTATTTGTATAGTTTCAACATGTGGACAGTCAAAAAACAAACGCAATTGATTTTGCAGGGAAGCGTTTGGACGAAAAACAACATGTGGAATCTCACAGGAGTTGGAAGTTATACTAATTATCCAATTTATTTCTATGGACTTGGAAACGATACTAAAGAGGCTGATAAAGATCTAATCACTTCTACCCGTTATCGGTTTATGATGCTGGCGAAACATAAAATTATTGATAAACTGTACGCTGGTATGGGTCTATGGTATCAGAATGACACTTTTGTTGACGATGACTCTACCGGTATTTATACAACAGGTGATTATTATGGAAAAGATGCTGGCAATAGTTTATTGATTGGTTATGGTGGTGCCTATGACACGCGCGATGTTGAAAATTCATCTACGAAAGGTACTTTTATACAATTAGTTGGATGGACAAGCTTAGGTGTTAGTGGTTATAAGTTTAGTATGATCAATCTTGACGCAAGACAATTTTACTCAATTGACAAAACGAAAGTTGCAGGAGCACAATTTTTATATCAAACTACAAGAGGAAGTACTGCTCCATTTTACTACCTGCCCTACATTGGGGGTGACACCAATATGCGTGGGTATTATGTGGGCCGATATCGCGATGAAAACATGATGGTTTTACAGGGGGAGTTCAGGTATCGCCCCTGGGGGAAACGAAAAGATCAGGGCTGGTTTTCGTTATCAAGGTTAAGCTTTGCGGGCTTCTTAGGAACGGGATTAGTGTTTGAAAGTGGTGATTTTAACTTTGGAGATTTTAAACCAAACTATGGGGGTGGTTTCCGTTATATGTTCGAACCGACTTCTAGGATGACTCTTCGCTTTGACTATGGTGTGGGAAGCAAAAATGCAGGAGAAAAGCGATCGACAGGGTTCTATATTTCCTTAAATGAGGCCTTTTAA